The Watersipora subatra chromosome 1, tzWatSuba1.1, whole genome shotgun sequence genome has a window encoding:
- the LOC137393690 gene encoding tropomyosin-2-like isoform X5 yields MDQIKKAMLSMKNDKDAATDKADQLDQTVIEKRDEKEKIEEERDNLLKRVAQLEQDTSTAKDSLDESTKKLEDWKEQKEKYDEEVASLNRKLQLTEEKLETTEERLEQANEKFDETSHAADESERARKVLETRNMGVEDQLSAHESQLRAVKEAAEERDRMYDETARKLAMVEGDSTRADSKLLTAEHKLTDLEEQLQIVQNNLKSLENSVAKAASRETTYEDTIRDLNERLKDAQEKAVDFEKQAAEKQKNNEQLEEDLKNANEAYSALNDELEHTLNDLGGM; encoded by the exons atGGATCAGATCAAGAAAGCCATGCTCTCTATGAAGAATGACAAAGACGCAGCGACAGATAAGGCAGACCAGCTTGACCAAACAGTCATAGAGAAAAGAGATGAGAAGGAAAAG ATAGAGGAAGAGAGAGATAACCTGCTGAAAAGAGTAGCACAACTTGAACAGGACACGAGCACTGCCAAAGACTCACTTGACGAATCTACAAAAAAACTTGAGGACTGGAAAGAACAGAAAGAAAAG TATGACGAGGAGGTGGCAAGTTTAAACAGAAAACTTCAGTTGACTGAAGAAAAACTGGAAACAACGGAGGAACGTCTGGAGCAGGCCAATGAGAAGTTTGACGAGACCTCACATGCCGCTGATGAGAGCGAACG tGCCAGAAAAGTGCTGGAGACTCGCAATATGGGTGTCGAGGACCAGTTGTCAGCCCACGAATCACAACTACGAGCTGTCAAAGAGGCCGCAGAAGAGAGAGACCGCATGTATGACGAG ACAGCTCGTAAGCTTGCCATGGTCGAGGGTGACTCGACAAGAGCAGACTCCAAGTTGCTGACTGCCGAGCA CAAACTCACCGATCTCGAGGAACAACTGCAAATCGTTCAAAATAATCTAAAATCGCTGGAGAACTCAGTGGCGAAG GCTGCCTCACGAGAGACAACCTATGAGGATACAATCAGGGATCTGAATGAACGACTCAAAGAT GCTCAAGAGAAAGCAGTAGATTTCGAAAAGCAGGCAGCTGAGAAACAGAAGAACAATGAGCAGCTAGAAG AGGATCTGAAGAATGCGAATGAAGCATACAGCGCTCTAAACGACGAGCTGGAGCACACCCTCAATGACCTCGGAGGAATGTAA
- the LOC137393690 gene encoding tropomyosin-2-like isoform X1 — protein sequence MDQIKKAMLSMKNDKDAATDKADQLDQTVIEKRDEKEKIEEERDNLLKRVAQLEQDTSTAKDSLDESTKKLEDWKEQKEKYDEEVASLNRKLQLTEEKLETTEERLEQANEKFDETSHAADESERARKVLETRNMGVEDQLSAHESQLRAVKEAAEERDRMYDETARKLVIVENEAARTEERADAAERKVRELEDHLHEVTSSLKSLEIREDQAASRETTYEDTIRDLNERLKDAEKRADDAEGSCKRLMKENEKLEEDLKNANEAYSALNDELEHTLNDLGGM from the exons atGGATCAGATCAAGAAAGCCATGCTCTCTATGAAGAATGACAAAGACGCAGCGACAGATAAGGCAGACCAGCTTGACCAAACAGTCATAGAGAAAAGAGATGAGAAGGAAAAG ATAGAGGAAGAGAGAGATAACCTGCTGAAAAGAGTAGCACAACTTGAACAGGACACGAGCACTGCCAAAGACTCACTTGACGAATCTACAAAAAAACTTGAGGACTGGAAAGAACAGAAAGAAAAG TATGACGAGGAGGTGGCAAGTTTAAACAGAAAACTTCAGTTGACTGAAGAAAAACTGGAAACAACGGAGGAACGTCTGGAGCAGGCCAATGAGAAGTTTGACGAGACCTCACATGCCGCTGATGAGAGCGAACG tGCCAGAAAAGTGCTGGAGACTCGCAATATGGGTGTCGAGGACCAGTTGTCAGCCCACGAATCACAACTACGAGCTGTCAAAGAGGCCGCAGAAGAGAGAGACCGCATGTATGACGAG ACTGCACGTAAATTAGTTATTGTGGAGAATGAGGCAGCACGCACTGAAGAAAGAGCAGATGCTGCCGAACG CAAGGTCAGAGAGCTTGAGGACCATCTGCACGAAGTCACATCTAGTCTAAAATCCCTAGAAATTAGAGAAGACCAG GCTGCCTCACGAGAGACAACCTATGAGGATACAATCAGGGATCTGAATGAACGACTCAAAGAT GCTGAGAAGCGTGCTGATGATGCTGAAGGCAGCTGCAAACGGTTAATGAAGGAAAATGAGAAACTTGAAG AGGATCTGAAGAATGCGAATGAAGCATACAGCGCTCTAAACGACGAGCTGGAGCACACCCTCAATGACCTCGGAGGAATGTAA
- the LOC137393690 gene encoding tropomyosin-2-like isoform X2 yields the protein MDQIKKAMLSMKNDKDAATDKADQLDQTVIEKRDEKEKIEEERDNLLKRVAQLEQDTSTAKDSLDESTKKLEDWKEQKEKYDEEVASLNRKLQLTEEKLETTEERLEQANEKFDETSHAADESERARKVLETRNMGVEDQLSAHESQLRAVKEAAEERDRMYDETARKLVIVENEAARTEERADAAERKVRELEDHLHEVTSSLKSLEIREDQAASRETTYEDTIRDLNERLKDAQEKAVDFEKQAAEKQKNNEQLEEDLKNANEAYSALNDELEHTLNDLGGM from the exons atGGATCAGATCAAGAAAGCCATGCTCTCTATGAAGAATGACAAAGACGCAGCGACAGATAAGGCAGACCAGCTTGACCAAACAGTCATAGAGAAAAGAGATGAGAAGGAAAAG ATAGAGGAAGAGAGAGATAACCTGCTGAAAAGAGTAGCACAACTTGAACAGGACACGAGCACTGCCAAAGACTCACTTGACGAATCTACAAAAAAACTTGAGGACTGGAAAGAACAGAAAGAAAAG TATGACGAGGAGGTGGCAAGTTTAAACAGAAAACTTCAGTTGACTGAAGAAAAACTGGAAACAACGGAGGAACGTCTGGAGCAGGCCAATGAGAAGTTTGACGAGACCTCACATGCCGCTGATGAGAGCGAACG tGCCAGAAAAGTGCTGGAGACTCGCAATATGGGTGTCGAGGACCAGTTGTCAGCCCACGAATCACAACTACGAGCTGTCAAAGAGGCCGCAGAAGAGAGAGACCGCATGTATGACGAG ACTGCACGTAAATTAGTTATTGTGGAGAATGAGGCAGCACGCACTGAAGAAAGAGCAGATGCTGCCGAACG CAAGGTCAGAGAGCTTGAGGACCATCTGCACGAAGTCACATCTAGTCTAAAATCCCTAGAAATTAGAGAAGACCAG GCTGCCTCACGAGAGACAACCTATGAGGATACAATCAGGGATCTGAATGAACGACTCAAAGAT GCTCAAGAGAAAGCAGTAGATTTCGAAAAGCAGGCAGCTGAGAAACAGAAGAACAATGAGCAGCTAGAAG AGGATCTGAAGAATGCGAATGAAGCATACAGCGCTCTAAACGACGAGCTGGAGCACACCCTCAATGACCTCGGAGGAATGTAA
- the LOC137393690 gene encoding tropomyosin-like isoform X6: protein MSHHSSDRGVVLASVKGRMQALRDELDNLQDNYDAKCKECAALIQEKNQYDEEVASLNRKLQLTEEKLETTEERLEQANEKFDETSHAADESERARKVLETRNMGVEDQLSAHESQLRAVKEAAEERDRMYDETARKLVIVENEAARTEERADAAERKVRELEDHLHEVTSSLKSLEIREDQAASRETTYEDTIRDLNERLKDAEKRADDAEGSCKRLMKENEKLEEDLKNANEAYSALNDELEHTLNDLGGM from the exons ATGTCTCATCACTCGAGCGATAGAGGAGTTGTGTTGGCATCTGTGAAAGGGCGTATGCAAGCTCTCCGAGACGAATTAGACAATTTGCAAGATAATTATGACGCGAAGTGCAAGGAATGCGCAGCTTTGATTCAAGAGAAAAATCAG TATGACGAGGAGGTGGCAAGTTTAAACAGAAAACTTCAGTTGACTGAAGAAAAACTGGAAACAACGGAGGAACGTCTGGAGCAGGCCAATGAGAAGTTTGACGAGACCTCACATGCCGCTGATGAGAGCGAACG tGCCAGAAAAGTGCTGGAGACTCGCAATATGGGTGTCGAGGACCAGTTGTCAGCCCACGAATCACAACTACGAGCTGTCAAAGAGGCCGCAGAAGAGAGAGACCGCATGTATGACGAG ACTGCACGTAAATTAGTTATTGTGGAGAATGAGGCAGCACGCACTGAAGAAAGAGCAGATGCTGCCGAACG CAAGGTCAGAGAGCTTGAGGACCATCTGCACGAAGTCACATCTAGTCTAAAATCCCTAGAAATTAGAGAAGACCAG GCTGCCTCACGAGAGACAACCTATGAGGATACAATCAGGGATCTGAATGAACGACTCAAAGAT GCTGAGAAGCGTGCTGATGATGCTGAAGGCAGCTGCAAACGGTTAATGAAGGAAAATGAGAAACTTGAAG AGGATCTGAAGAATGCGAATGAAGCATACAGCGCTCTAAACGACGAGCTGGAGCACACCCTCAATGACCTCGGAGGAATGTAA
- the LOC137393690 gene encoding tropomyosin-2-like isoform X4 — protein sequence MDQIKKAMLSMKNDKDAATDKADQLDQTVIEKRDEKEKIEEERDNLLKRVAQLEQDTSTAKDSLDESTKKLEDWKEQKEKYDEEVASLNRKLQLTEEKLETTEERLEQANEKFDETSHAADESERGRKVLETRGANETSKISQLEEELKEAQFISSDANRKLEETARKLAMVEGDSTRADSKLLTAEQKITVLEEQLRIVGNAMKSLEASTSAAASRETTYEDTIRDLNERLKDAQEKAVDFEKQAAEKQKNNEQLEEDLKNANEAYSALNDELEHTLNDLGGM from the exons atGGATCAGATCAAGAAAGCCATGCTCTCTATGAAGAATGACAAAGACGCAGCGACAGATAAGGCAGACCAGCTTGACCAAACAGTCATAGAGAAAAGAGATGAGAAGGAAAAG ATAGAGGAAGAGAGAGATAACCTGCTGAAAAGAGTAGCACAACTTGAACAGGACACGAGCACTGCCAAAGACTCACTTGACGAATCTACAAAAAAACTTGAGGACTGGAAAGAACAGAAAGAAAAG TATGACGAGGAGGTGGCAAGTTTAAACAGAAAACTTCAGTTGACTGAAGAAAAACTGGAAACAACGGAGGAACGTCTGGAGCAGGCCAATGAGAAGTTTGACGAGACCTCACATGCCGCTGATGAGAGCGAACG TGGACGCAAGGTACTCGAGACAAGGGGTGCCAATGAAACATCCAAAATCTCTCAGCTAGAGGAAGAACTGAAAGAAGCTCAATTTATATCTTCTGACGCCAACAGGAAGTTGGAGGAG ACAGCTCGTAAGCTTGCCATGGTCGAGGGTGACTCGACAAGAGCAGACTCCAAGTTGCTGACTGCCGAGCA AAAAATCACGGTGTTGGAAGAGCAACTTAGGATTGTGGGAAATGCTATGAAATCCCTTGAAGCTAGTACATCAGCG GCTGCCTCACGAGAGACAACCTATGAGGATACAATCAGGGATCTGAATGAACGACTCAAAGAT GCTCAAGAGAAAGCAGTAGATTTCGAAAAGCAGGCAGCTGAGAAACAGAAGAACAATGAGCAGCTAGAAG AGGATCTGAAGAATGCGAATGAAGCATACAGCGCTCTAAACGACGAGCTGGAGCACACCCTCAATGACCTCGGAGGAATGTAA
- the LOC137410544 gene encoding MTRF1L release factor glutamine methyltransferase-like gives MRLKLARVMSTHASCLLRQNCYWRIFDRGPSLSRGYCYKNRTNPDVAPSGIHNVQSIRAKWAEHFKYRNVPEAEVSAELIVAHVLGSKTLAGIASWQIVSKSKIDRINELCALRLRRIPVQYVIKEWDFRDLVLEMQPPVLIPRPETEELITHIGNYQTIQDLSPPRRILEIGCGSGAVIISLAKEYPESFCMGLDQCAVACELTRRNAMKHDTALSVKNIEFNDTTVEGEEVFQSKYDMIVSNPPYVPTIDLESLSPEILQYEDVAGALDGGQEGLDVIKSILRNASRILTSDGLLWLEVDSTHPEAIKKLVEDNSHWNMKYIKTCKDFMNKSRFCLLSSNTV, from the exons ATGCGCTTAAAGTTAGCAAGAGTGATGTCGACCCATGCATCCTGTTTATTGCGCCAAAACTGCTACTGGAGAATTTTTGACCGTGGACCCTCTCTATCTAGAGGATATTGCTATAAAAACAGAACCAATCCTGATGTGGCACCGAGTGGTATACATAATGTGCAATCAATACGTGCAAAATGGGCTGAACATTTCAAATATCGTAATGTTCCAGAAGCGGAGGTTTCAGCGGAGCTCATTGTCGCACATGTTCTCGGGAGTAAAACG CTTGCAGGAATCGCTTCATGGCAAATAGTGTCTAAATCAAAGATCGATAGAATTAATGAACTCTGTGCCCTGAGGCTACGAAG GATACCTGTGCAATATGTCATCAAGGAATGGGATTTCCGTGACCTCGTGCTTGAGATGCAGCCTCCTGTGTTAATTCCTCGTCCCGAGACAGAG GAGCTGATTACGCACATTGGCAATTATCAAACCATTCAGGATTTGTCTCCACCTCGCAGAATACTAGAGATAGGCTGTGGCTCAGGTGCTGTTATAATCTCTTTGGCTAAGGAATACCCAGAATCCTTTTGCATGGGCCTGGATCAATGCGCAGTGGCATGTGAGCTCACAAGGAGAAATGCGATGAAACATGATACTGCACTCTCTGTGAAAAACATTGAGTTCAATGACACCACAGTTGAAG GTGAGGAGGTATTTCAGAGCAAGTATGACATGATTGTTAGTAATCCTCCCTATGTTCCAACCATTGACCTTGAGTCTTTATCTCCTGAAATACTGCA GTACGAAGATGTGGCTGGCGCCCTGGATGGTGGTCAAGAAGGCTTGGATGTCATCAAGAGTATACTCCGGAATGCTAGTCGTATTCTTACCAGCGATGG CCTTCTCTGGTTGGAAGTCGATTCAACTCATCCAGAGGCTATTAAGAAGTTAGTAGAGGACAACTCCCACTGgaatatgaaatatattaagACTTGCAAAGACTTCATGAACAAATCTCGCTTTTGTCTTCTTTCTTCTAACACTGTTTGA
- the LOC137393690 gene encoding tropomyosin-2-like isoform X3 gives MDQIKKAMLSMKNDKDAATDKADQLDQTVIEKRDEKEKIEEERDNLLKRVAQLEQDTSTAKDSLDESTKKLEDWKEQKEKYDEEVASLNRKLQLTEEKLETTEERLEQANEKFDETSHAADESERGRKVLETRGANETSKISQLEEELKEAQFISSDANRKLEETARKLAMVEGDSTRADSKLLTAEQKITVLEEQLRIVGNAMKSLEASTSAAASRETTYEDTIRDLNERLKDAEKRADDAEGSCKRLMKENEKLEEDLKNANEAYSALNDELEHTLNDLGGM, from the exons atGGATCAGATCAAGAAAGCCATGCTCTCTATGAAGAATGACAAAGACGCAGCGACAGATAAGGCAGACCAGCTTGACCAAACAGTCATAGAGAAAAGAGATGAGAAGGAAAAG ATAGAGGAAGAGAGAGATAACCTGCTGAAAAGAGTAGCACAACTTGAACAGGACACGAGCACTGCCAAAGACTCACTTGACGAATCTACAAAAAAACTTGAGGACTGGAAAGAACAGAAAGAAAAG TATGACGAGGAGGTGGCAAGTTTAAACAGAAAACTTCAGTTGACTGAAGAAAAACTGGAAACAACGGAGGAACGTCTGGAGCAGGCCAATGAGAAGTTTGACGAGACCTCACATGCCGCTGATGAGAGCGAACG TGGACGCAAGGTACTCGAGACAAGGGGTGCCAATGAAACATCCAAAATCTCTCAGCTAGAGGAAGAACTGAAAGAAGCTCAATTTATATCTTCTGACGCCAACAGGAAGTTGGAGGAG ACAGCTCGTAAGCTTGCCATGGTCGAGGGTGACTCGACAAGAGCAGACTCCAAGTTGCTGACTGCCGAGCA AAAAATCACGGTGTTGGAAGAGCAACTTAGGATTGTGGGAAATGCTATGAAATCCCTTGAAGCTAGTACATCAGCG GCTGCCTCACGAGAGACAACCTATGAGGATACAATCAGGGATCTGAATGAACGACTCAAAGAT GCTGAGAAGCGTGCTGATGATGCTGAAGGCAGCTGCAAACGGTTAATGAAGGAAAATGAGAAACTTGAAG AGGATCTGAAGAATGCGAATGAAGCATACAGCGCTCTAAACGACGAGCTGGAGCACACCCTCAATGACCTCGGAGGAATGTAA